A region of Carassius auratus strain Wakin chromosome 41, ASM336829v1, whole genome shotgun sequence DNA encodes the following proteins:
- the LOC113059710 gene encoding apolipoprotein A-I-like: MKVLVVLALAVFTGCQANIFYADEPKPQLEQLTDAFWSYVAKATQTAEETVKMIRSSQLGEEVNARLTQSADVASEYAITLKKQMDPLAEELMTKISKEAEVLRERLGQDLMSARDKLEPYADNLKSQIQQRVEELRTAMAPYADSLDSETLKATLLQKSEELRGNLEQSVKEMQAQMEPYTAEIKEKVDQHLQEFQKTVTPLTEDLQTQIREKAQMVHQSLTPYTEDLKEKLDPYAEDLKAQLTSLYESFIKRN, from the exons ATGAAGGTTCTTGTGGTGCTTGCACTTGCTGTttttacag GTTGCCAGGCCAACATTTTCTACGCTGATGAGCCCAAGCCACAGCTGGAGCAGCTGACAGATGCTTTCTGGAGCTATGTGGCCAAGGCAACACAAACCGCAGAGGAAACCGTCAAGATGATCAGGTCTTCTCAGCTGGGAGAGGAAGTCAA TGCCAGACTGACCCAGAGTGCTGATGTGGCCAGCGAATATGCCATCACCCTCAAGAAACAGATGGATCCTCTGGCTGAAGAGCTGATGACCAAAATCAGCAAGGAGGCTGAAGTGTTGAGGGAGCGTCTGGGCCAGGACTTGATGAGCGCAAGAGACAAACTGGAGCCATATGCTGACAACCTCAAGAGCCAGATCCAGCAGAGAGTGGAGGAGCTCAGGACCGCCATGGCTCCATATGCTGACTCCCTGGATTCTGAGACCCTGAAGGCCACTCTGCTCCAGAAGAGTGAAGAGCTGAGAGGAAACCTGGAGCAGAGCGTGAAGGAGATGCAGGCTCAGATGGAGCCCTACACTGCTGAGATCAAAGAGAAAGTGGACCAGCATCTGCAGGAGTTTCAGAAGACTGTGACCCCCCTGACTGAGGACCTCCAGACCCAGATCAGAGAGAAAGCCCAGATGGTTCACCAGAGTCTCACACCCTATACTGAAGACCTGAAGGAAAAGCTGGACCCCTACGCAGAAGACCTGAAGGCCCAGCTCACCTCCCTGTATGAGTCCTTCATCAAGAGAAATTAG